A genomic segment from Chitinophagaceae bacterium encodes:
- a CDS encoding SCO family protein, whose product MNKTALLALIIALLIPFIGFLLVKDFSKNAVNMPRRYFFDSVAVVDKAGKRTTDTIWHQVKDISFTNQNDQHVSLSEAKGKIIVLNFFFTRCPTICPALTLNMKRLQHSFAKNDSIVQFISVSVDPESDSVPQLRNFANKFNANQDNWWFVTGNKKDIYDFAFTEMKASIADTNVDTAFIHTENFFLLDSSRVIRGWYNGFDTVKLAQLARDIPILMLEKGKNSPSFFRNFIPILPIIIFGVVIGIVITIIISKRKPNN is encoded by the coding sequence ATGAATAAAACAGCACTCCTGGCATTAATTATTGCTTTACTCATTCCATTTATTGGCTTTTTACTAGTAAAAGATTTTAGTAAGAATGCCGTGAACATGCCCCGTCGCTATTTTTTTGATAGTGTGGCCGTAGTTGATAAAGCTGGGAAACGCACTACTGATACTATTTGGCACCAGGTAAAGGATATTTCGTTTACCAATCAAAACGACCAGCATGTATCACTCAGTGAAGCCAAAGGAAAAATTATTGTACTCAATTTTTTCTTTACCCGCTGCCCAACTATTTGCCCAGCGCTTACCTTAAACATGAAGCGGCTGCAACATTCCTTTGCCAAAAACGATTCCATTGTTCAATTCATTTCGGTTTCTGTAGATCCCGAAAGCGACAGCGTGCCGCAACTAAGGAATTTTGCCAATAAGTTTAATGCCAACCAGGACAACTGGTGGTTTGTAACCGGCAATAAAAAAGATATTTATGATTTTGCTTTTACCGAAATGAAAGCAAGTATTGCCGATACCAATGTGGACACAGCGTTTATCCATACCGAAAATTTTTTTTTGCTGGATAGCAGCAGGGTTATCCGTGGATGGTATAATGGATTTGATACGGTAAAGCTTGCACAACTGGCCAGGGATATTCCAATTTTGATGCTGGAAAAAGGGAAAAACAGCCCATCATTTTTCCGCAATTTTATCCCTATACTTCCCATAATAATTTTTGGAGTGGTAATAGGTATTGTTATTACTATTATTATAAGCAAACGTAAACCCAATAACTAA
- a CDS encoding cytochrome C oxidase subunit IV family protein — MGILSVITLIELLLGFGLARHWYGDPVVNYHLILFVKGVICILTLLKAYYIVSVFMHLGDEVKNFITTIIIPVMLFVWFIISFLWEGESWKNMKNTNAGSREYKTEQLQQATPAIQQHEKP; from the coding sequence ATGGGTATACTCTCTGTAATAACACTTATCGAACTCTTACTTGGCTTTGGCCTTGCCCGCCACTGGTATGGTGACCCGGTTGTAAATTATCATCTCATATTATTTGTAAAAGGGGTTATATGTATTTTGACGCTTTTAAAAGCTTACTACATTGTTTCGGTATTTATGCACCTGGGAGATGAAGTAAAAAATTTTATCACCACAATTATTATTCCTGTAATGTTATTCGTATGGTTTATTATTTCCTTTTTATGGGAAGGCGAAAGCTGGAAGAACATGAAAAATACCAATGCAGGTAGCAGGGAATATAAAACTGAGCAGCTGCAGCAGGCAACACCCGCTATACAGCAACACGAAAAACCATAG
- a CDS encoding cytochrome c oxidase subunit 3 — MSTSAIPTGTKWWSGGRSPFNIGYGKVMMWYFLISDTFTFGAFLISYGTIRFSANYWPDPNHIFNAFPGFGHQDLPLAFVSLMTFILIASSVTMVLAVHEGRHMNRKGVEKYMILTILGGLAFLGCQAWEWTHLITGEHKVLVDGALQTIGTTVSHNPWGPAVPHDVVAKLAVEAGEHVNTLGPVAFGGYFFGITGFHGFHVFSGVVVNIIMLIKTRLGHFDQRGHYEMIEKAGLYWHFVDLVWVFVFLCFYLI; from the coding sequence ATGTCAACATCAGCTATTCCGACAGGAACAAAATGGTGGAGCGGCGGTAGAAGCCCCTTCAATATTGGTTATGGTAAAGTAATGATGTGGTATTTCCTCATTAGCGATACCTTTACCTTTGGCGCTTTTCTTATTAGCTATGGAACCATAAGGTTTAGCGCCAACTACTGGCCCGACCCCAACCATATTTTTAATGCCTTCCCGGGCTTTGGCCACCAGGATCTTCCGCTTGCCTTTGTAAGTTTAATGACCTTTATTTTAATTGCCAGCTCGGTAACCATGGTATTGGCCGTTCATGAAGGCCGGCACATGAACCGCAAAGGGGTAGAAAAATATATGATTCTAACCATATTGGGTGGGCTGGCATTTTTAGGTTGCCAGGCTTGGGAATGGACACACTTAATAACCGGCGAACACAAAGTATTAGTAGATGGCGCTCTTCAAACAATTGGAACCACCGTTTCTCACAACCCATGGGGCCCGGCTGTACCGCATGACGTAGTTGCAAAACTTGCTGTTGAGGCCGGAGAGCATGTAAATACACTGGGACCAGTAGCATTTGGGGGTTATTTTTTTGGAATAACAGGCTTTCATGGATTCCACGTTTTTAGTGGTGTGGTAGTAAATATTATAATGCTTATTAAAACAAGGCTTGGCCATTTTGACCAGCGTGGCCATTACGAAATGATAGAAAAGGCCGGCCTATACTGGCACTTTGTAGATTTGGTTTGGGTATTTGTATTCCTTTGTTTTTACCTGATTTAA
- a CDS encoding heme-copper oxidase subunit III, translating to MSIVAMEQRNKIHPHKFNMWMAIGSIMMMFAGFTSAFIIKRNQADWVSFELPNAFWISTVVIVLSSFTIWLALQAFNSRQMNRYRLLMAATFVMGLLFIVLQIIGFKEMWAKGHTLSANISYQFLYVIIGIHAVHVFGGVVALLLTFIKALGSKVKNYNRVPVQLVSTYWHFVDILWIYLLIFLLMIK from the coding sequence ATGAGTATTGTGGCAATGGAACAACGAAATAAAATTCATCCGCATAAGTTTAATATGTGGATGGCTATAGGAAGTATAATGATGATGTTTGCCGGGTTTACCAGTGCATTTATCATAAAACGCAACCAGGCAGATTGGGTGAGTTTTGAATTACCCAATGCTTTTTGGATAAGTACCGTGGTAATTGTGTTGAGCAGCTTTACTATCTGGCTTGCATTACAGGCTTTTAATTCCAGGCAAATGAACCGTTACCGATTGCTTATGGCAGCAACATTTGTAATGGGTTTGCTCTTTATTGTTTTGCAAATAATAGGATTTAAAGAAATGTGGGCAAAAGGTCATACTTTAAGCGCTAATATTTCTTACCAGTTTTTGTATGTGATTATTGGTATTCATGCGGTACATGTTTTTGGAGGTGTTGTAGCCTTATTGCTAACGTTTATCAAAGCTTTGGGCAGCAAAGTAAAAAATTACAACAGGGTGCCGGTGCAATTAGTAAGCACATACTGGCATTTTGTAGATATACTTTGGATTTATTTATTGATTTTTCTATTAATGATAAAATAG
- the cyoE gene encoding protoheme IX farnesyltransferase, whose translation MLKESKTDEPQEKFSKVKDYFLLIKFTLSFLVVFSSVFCYLLSPNVVRFDFIQVLLFFVAGMLVTGGANAINQAMEKKTDAVMRRTAKRPVAAGRMSQTEAYVFAGITGALGVGMLWYFFNYQSALLGLFSLFLYGFIYTPLKTVSSIAVLVGGVPGALPCLIGWVAGFSDGGNNTWAGGWVLFAMQFIWQFPHFWAIAWLAHQDYTKAGFKLLPSDKGPTKFTALQTVMYSTLMIPVGILPYYYNISGAASMWIIIGCNLWMLFVSVMLYVKMNAAAARKVMFSSYFYLMIVFLSLYADKAGT comes from the coding sequence ATGTTGAAAGAAAGTAAAACAGACGAACCCCAGGAGAAATTCAGTAAAGTGAAAGATTATTTTTTGTTAATCAAGTTCACATTGAGTTTCCTGGTGGTGTTCAGCTCAGTATTTTGTTACCTGCTGTCGCCCAATGTTGTTCGTTTTGATTTTATACAAGTTCTTTTATTTTTTGTTGCAGGCATGCTGGTTACAGGTGGCGCCAATGCAATAAACCAGGCCATGGAAAAAAAGACAGATGCAGTAATGAGGCGTACGGCTAAAAGACCTGTAGCTGCTGGCAGAATGTCGCAAACCGAGGCTTATGTTTTTGCCGGGATTACAGGAGCGCTGGGTGTGGGTATGCTTTGGTATTTTTTTAATTATCAAAGCGCTTTGCTGGGGCTGTTTAGCCTTTTTTTGTACGGGTTTATTTATACGCCATTAAAAACAGTAAGCTCAATTGCAGTTCTTGTAGGTGGGGTTCCCGGTGCATTGCCCTGTTTAATTGGATGGGTTGCGGGGTTTTCAGATGGCGGAAATAATACGTGGGCAGGAGGCTGGGTGTTATTTGCTATGCAGTTTATATGGCAGTTTCCCCATTTTTGGGCAATTGCATGGCTAGCGCATCAGGATTATACAAAAGCAGGTTTTAAACTTTTGCCCAGCGATAAAGGACCTACAAAGTTTACGGCCCTTCAAACCGTAATGTACAGTACACTAATGATACCTGTAGGCATTTTGCCTTATTATTATAATATTAGCGGGGCGGCAAGTATGTGGATTATTATTGGTTGTAATTTGTGGATGTTGTTTGTGAGTGTAATGCTTTATGTAAAAATGAACGCCGCAGCCGCAAGAAAAGTAATGTTCAGTTCTTATTTTTATTTGATGATTGTATTTTTGAGTTTATATGCAGATAAAGCCGGGACGTAG
- a CDS encoding cbb3-type cytochrome c oxidase subunit I: MSSIATSTDIHIQHGHEAHSGQHHHETFLTKYIFSQDHKMIAKQYLVTGIVWAFIGGLFSVIFRLQLGFPEQTFPILESFLGKWAPGGRLDPEFYYALVTMHGTILIFFVLTAGLSGTFANLLIPLQIGARDMASPFLNMLSYWIFFLASVVMVSSLFVQTGPASGGWTVYPPLSALGDAMDGSKIGMDLWLISMALFIISQLMAGLNYVTTILNLRTKGMSMTRLPLTIWALLFTAILGILSFPVLLSAAILLLFDRNLGTSFFLSDIVVAGKILPNEGGSAILYQHLFWFLGHPEVYIIILPSMGIVSEVLSVNSRKPIFGYLAMVGSLFVICILSLLVWAHHMFVTGLNPFLGGIFVLLTLLIAVPSAIKVFNWLTTLWRGNIRFTPAMLFAIGFVSMFISGGLTGIFLGNASLDIHLHDTYFNIAHFHIVMGVSAFFGMFAGVYHWFPKFFGRHMNHPMAFIHFWVTLIGAYLIFWPMHYEGFAGMPRRYYDYSSWESFKMFNGLNEFISVVAIIVFLAQLLFVLNFFYSMYRGRREKTTNPWHATTLEWTTPINPGHGNWPGEIPEVHRWPYDYSKDGREYIPQTEPIGPNESHH, from the coding sequence ATGAGCAGCATAGCAACATCAACCGATATTCATATACAGCATGGCCATGAGGCCCATTCCGGGCAGCACCACCATGAAACCTTCCTTACAAAATATATCTTTAGCCAGGATCATAAAATGATTGCTAAACAATATTTGGTAACCGGTATTGTATGGGCATTTATTGGCGGGCTTTTTTCCGTTATTTTTCGATTACAACTCGGCTTCCCCGAACAAACATTTCCCATACTAGAAAGTTTTTTAGGAAAATGGGCACCCGGAGGAAGGCTTGACCCCGAATTTTATTATGCACTGGTTACCATGCATGGTACTATTCTTATATTTTTTGTATTAACCGCAGGGCTAAGTGGAACCTTTGCTAACTTATTAATACCCCTTCAAATTGGCGCAAGGGATATGGCTTCTCCATTTCTTAACATGCTAAGCTACTGGATATTTTTCCTGGCATCTGTGGTAATGGTTTCTTCACTATTTGTACAAACCGGCCCGGCAAGTGGCGGGTGGACGGTTTATCCACCGCTTAGTGCACTGGGTGATGCTATGGACGGCAGTAAAATTGGGATGGATTTGTGGTTGATTAGTATGGCCCTTTTTATCATTTCTCAATTAATGGCAGGGTTAAATTATGTAACCACTATTTTAAATTTGCGTACCAAAGGTATGTCTATGACAAGGCTGCCGCTTACTATTTGGGCTTTATTATTTACCGCAATTTTGGGAATTTTAAGTTTCCCCGTTTTATTAAGCGCAGCAATATTGTTATTATTTGATCGCAACCTGGGAACCAGCTTTTTCCTGAGCGATATAGTAGTTGCTGGTAAAATACTTCCTAATGAAGGTGGAAGCGCTATTTTATACCAGCATCTTTTCTGGTTCCTTGGCCACCCCGAAGTGTATATTATTATCTTACCTTCCATGGGTATCGTTTCGGAAGTATTATCGGTAAACAGCCGAAAGCCGATTTTTGGATACCTGGCCATGGTGGGCTCATTGTTTGTAATTTGTATCTTATCTCTTTTGGTATGGGCGCACCATATGTTTGTAACAGGCCTTAATCCGTTCCTGGGCGGTATATTTGTATTGCTTACTCTATTAATTGCTGTACCTTCTGCCATTAAAGTGTTTAACTGGCTTACCACTTTGTGGCGGGGAAATATACGCTTTACTCCTGCCATGTTGTTTGCAATAGGCTTTGTTAGTATGTTTATAAGCGGCGGTTTAACGGGTATATTTCTCGGTAATGCCTCGTTAGATATTCATTTGCATGATACTTACTTTAATATTGCACACTTTCACATTGTAATGGGAGTATCTGCATTTTTTGGAATGTTTGCAGGGGTATATCACTGGTTCCCCAAATTTTTTGGCCGCCACATGAATCATCCAATGGCGTTTATCCATTTTTGGGTTACATTAATTGGCGCCTATCTCATTTTCTGGCCCATGCATTACGAAGGGTTTGCCGGTATGCCAAGGCGTTATTATGATTACTCCAGCTGGGAATCTTTTAAAATGTTTAACGGCTTAAATGAGTTTATAAGTGTAGTGGCTATTATTGTGTTTTTAGCGCAATTACTTTTTGTGTTAAATTTCTTTTACAGTATGTACAGGGGCCGCAGGGAAAAAACTACCAACCCATGGCATGCCACAACACTGGAATGGACAACCCCAATTAATCCCGGCCATGGAAACTGGCCCGGTGAAATTCCGGAAGTTCATCGCTGGCCTTATGATTATTCAAAAGATGGCAGGGAGTATATCCCGCAAACTGAGCCTATTGGCCCTAATGAAAGCCATCACTAA
- a CDS encoding cytochrome c oxidase subunit II, giving the protein MKEFFIVAISIIIFIVIFQVSKASEYLSILKGEETSRKQTNKLSASLLFGFLILGLIGVWYCNHLYYPKTLFPQGSASVEGETIDKMMMVTIIITGIVFFITQIVLFWFSYRYQEKEKRTAFYYPHNSTLELIWTTVPAITLTILVVFGLRFWFKITGDPPKDAIVVEITGHQFGWDIRYPGKDNVFGKKNFKLYNNPSGNTLAVDFEDPASHDDIRSSEMHLPVGVPVKLVIHSQDVIHNVGLAHFRMKMDAVPGIPTTLWFTPKYTTAEMKERTGNPNFVYEISCDQMCGKGHFSMRGVIVVESDIKYKTWLSLQSPEYKTIFKNITADSTAAQADTIKTPLAKAN; this is encoded by the coding sequence ATGAAGGAGTTTTTTATAGTAGCCATTTCCATAATTATTTTTATCGTAATCTTCCAGGTTTCGAAAGCAAGCGAATATTTAAGTATTTTAAAAGGTGAGGAAACTTCACGCAAGCAAACGAATAAATTAAGCGCCTCTCTGCTCTTTGGTTTTTTGATACTTGGGCTCATTGGCGTTTGGTATTGCAATCATTTATACTATCCCAAAACGCTCTTTCCACAAGGTTCTGCTTCGGTAGAAGGAGAAACTATTGATAAAATGATGATGGTTACCATTATCATAACCGGAATTGTATTTTTTATAACACAAATCGTTCTTTTTTGGTTTTCTTACCGCTACCAGGAGAAAGAAAAAAGAACCGCTTTTTATTATCCGCACAATAGTACGCTTGAATTAATATGGACGACAGTGCCGGCTATTACGCTTACCATTTTGGTAGTATTTGGTTTACGGTTTTGGTTTAAAATAACTGGCGATCCGCCCAAAGATGCAATCGTAGTTGAAATTACTGGGCATCAATTTGGTTGGGATATACGTTACCCGGGAAAGGATAATGTGTTTGGCAAAAAGAATTTTAAGCTGTATAATAATCCATCGGGTAATACACTTGCCGTAGATTTTGAAGACCCGGCAAGCCACGATGATATCCGCTCTTCGGAAATGCACCTTCCTGTAGGTGTACCGGTAAAACTAGTAATCCATTCGCAGGATGTAATTCATAACGTAGGGCTCGCTCATTTTAGGATGAAAATGGATGCGGTTCCCGGAATTCCTACTACCTTATGGTTTACGCCAAAATACACTACTGCCGAAATGAAAGAAAGAACAGGCAACCCCAATTTTGTGTACGAAATCAGTTGCGATCAAATGTGCGGAAAAGGCCACTTTTCTATGCGTGGTGTAATTGTTGTGGAATCGGATATTAAATATAAAACCTGGCTTTCGCTACAGTCGCCCGAATACAAAACGATTTTTAAAAATATTACGGCAGACAGTACGGCAGCCCAGGCCGACACCATTAAAACCCCATTGGCAAAAGCTAATTAA
- a CDS encoding quinol:cytochrome C oxidoreductase, whose amino-acid sequence MNHHFELPGTYKKWTLGLLVVGLAALLWGFIMYHPFEHAGHGENINSTRFWAVLLQNSVYWLLVVNTSMFFICITTMAHGGWQVSLRRIPEAISSLVPILGLITLVILIALIFGNRTDIYHWLDKEAVNNDKILYGKKGFLSPGFFLIFSVISIGLWALIGKKMRSMSLQTDKEGHMDYETGKKWIWKNTVWASLFTIVFTLTVASTIPWLWLMSVDAHWYSTMYSWYTFASTFVSGLSLIAIFVIYLKNQGQLEYVNDEHLHDLGKFMFAFSIFWAYLWFSQYMLIWYSNQPEETRYFIDRIGTAEKGGPYRGLFFLNLILNFLLPLLLMMKKSPKRNWTSMMFMSILIVFGHWIDFYQMVMPGALHEHAQMNFFEFGIAALFIGIIMWGVGRYISKNSLLAANHPYLKESMIHHT is encoded by the coding sequence ATGAACCATCATTTCGAGTTACCGGGAACATATAAAAAATGGACACTAGGGCTACTGGTTGTAGGCCTTGCGGCATTGCTTTGGGGATTTATAATGTATCACCCTTTTGAACATGCAGGCCATGGTGAAAATATTAACAGCACCAGGTTTTGGGCCGTATTATTGCAAAACAGTGTTTATTGGTTGCTGGTGGTAAATACCTCAATGTTTTTTATTTGTATTACTACAATGGCCCATGGCGGTTGGCAGGTATCGCTACGTCGCATACCAGAAGCCATTTCCAGCCTTGTACCTATTTTAGGATTAATAACTTTGGTAATTTTAATAGCACTCATATTTGGAAACCGTACAGATATTTATCACTGGCTGGATAAAGAAGCTGTAAATAATGACAAAATCCTTTATGGAAAAAAAGGCTTCCTTAGTCCGGGGTTCTTCCTCATATTTTCAGTAATCTCTATTGGCCTTTGGGCGCTAATTGGTAAAAAAATGAGGAGCATGAGCCTGCAAACCGATAAAGAAGGTCACATGGATTATGAAACTGGAAAAAAATGGATTTGGAAAAATACTGTTTGGGCATCTTTATTTACCATTGTATTTACTCTAACTGTAGCCTCTACCATTCCCTGGCTGTGGTTAATGAGTGTTGATGCACACTGGTATAGCACCATGTATAGCTGGTACACATTTGCCAGTACATTTGTTTCGGGTCTTTCTTTAATTGCCATATTTGTTATTTATCTCAAAAACCAGGGGCAACTGGAGTATGTAAATGACGAACATTTACACGATTTAGGAAAATTCATGTTTGCCTTCTCCATCTTTTGGGCTTACCTGTGGTTTTCTCAATACATGTTGATATGGTATAGTAACCAACCAGAAGAAACCCGCTATTTTATTGACCGTATTGGCACTGCAGAAAAAGGCGGACCATACAGGGGGCTTTTCTTCCTAAACCTGATATTGAATTTCCTGCTTCCCTTATTATTAATGATGAAAAAATCGCCAAAGAGAAACTGGACGTCAATGATGTTCATGTCTATACTAATTGTATTTGGGCATTGGATAGATTTTTACCAAATGGTGATGCCCGGTGCATTACATGAACATGCACAAATGAATTTTTTTGAATTTGGTATTGCCGCATTATTTATAGGTATAATAATGTGGGGAGTAGGAAGATATATAAGTAAAAATTCTTTGTTAGCGGCAAACCATCCTTATTTAAAAGAAAGTATGATTCACCATACATAG
- a CDS encoding cytochrome c, whose product MKKNVTAAAIIIAFGATLISCGPRRSPGIAYMPDMAYSVAYDAYAVLDSNKFTSDKHNKGSKIYYNSLPVTGTVKRGDLFIYTLPHDSAGYAQSASVKNPIDSVSKYEMAEAGRLYNINCAICHGAKGKGDGPIAEKVPGVANLTSDVYKAMADGTMYHSVEYGKNNMGSYASQLTPRERWQIIKYIRTLQGTIAAPATTTAGTDSTTKQ is encoded by the coding sequence ATGAAAAAAAATGTAACAGCAGCCGCAATAATTATTGCCTTTGGCGCTACTTTAATTAGTTGCGGCCCAAGGCGTTCACCAGGCATAGCCTATATGCCCGATATGGCATATAGTGTGGCTTACGATGCTTATGCAGTGCTGGATAGCAATAAATTTACTTCGGATAAACACAATAAAGGAAGTAAAATTTACTATAACAGCCTTCCTGTTACGGGCACGGTAAAAAGAGGTGATTTATTTATTTATACTTTACCACACGACAGTGCCGGATATGCTCAAAGCGCATCAGTTAAGAACCCTATAGATTCTGTTTCAAAATACGAAATGGCAGAGGCTGGAAGGTTGTATAATATCAATTGTGCAATTTGCCACGGTGCAAAAGGTAAAGGCGATGGGCCCATTGCAGAAAAAGTACCTGGTGTGGCTAATTTAACCAGCGATGTATATAAAGCCATGGCAGATGGCACCATGTATCATTCAGTTGAATATGGTAAGAACAATATGGGCAGCTACGCATCGCAACTTACACCCAGGGAAAGATGGCAGATTATTAAATATATACGCACTTTACAAGGTACAATAGCAGCGCCAGCAACCACAACGGCAGGCACTGACAGCACCACTAAACAATAA
- a CDS encoding DUF3341 domain-containing protein, with the protein MAGGIKKFVVGSFSDEKVLFPAVKNVRKAGYKIHDVYTPFPVHGLDHAMGIRETSIHTAGFIYATLGTLTAFGFITWILVLDWPLNFGGKPHFSLPAWIPIIFELTVLFSAIGMVLTFCYLCTLAPFVKKHHFSLAATDDTFVMAIECTEKTNDADLQNFLKSAGAENINVQVAETGWWIGTYNKEQKLYNTANS; encoded by the coding sequence ATGGCAGGAGGAATTAAAAAATTTGTTGTGGGTTCTTTTTCTGATGAAAAAGTGCTTTTTCCCGCTGTAAAAAATGTTCGTAAAGCTGGATATAAAATACACGATGTATATACTCCATTCCCCGTTCATGGGCTGGACCATGCAATGGGAATAAGAGAAACAAGTATACACACTGCAGGTTTTATTTATGCCACTTTGGGTACACTTACAGCATTTGGATTTATTACCTGGATTTTAGTTTTGGACTGGCCCTTGAATTTTGGAGGTAAACCCCACTTTTCTTTGCCTGCTTGGATTCCCATTATTTTTGAATTAACAGTATTGTTTTCCGCAATTGGAATGGTGCTTACATTTTGTTATTTATGTACACTTGCTCCTTTTGTAAAGAAACATCATTTTAGTCTTGCTGCAACAGACGATACCTTTGTAATGGCAATTGAATGTACCGAGAAAACAAATGATGCAGATCTACAAAATTTTTTGAAAAGTGCAGGAGCTGAAAATATTAATGTGCAAGTAGCAGAAACCGGCTGGTGGATTGGTACCTATAACAAAGAGCAAAAATTATACAATACCGCCAACAGCTAA
- the nrfD gene encoding polysulfide reductase NrfD, translating to MSLLKYESQTREPLVDGDKNYHQITEDIIGPIEAKPSVLWYIGFYLSVALLIFGVYSVYRDVAYGIGQWNLNKTIGWGWDITNFVWWVGIGHAGTLISAILLLFRQGWRTGVNRAAEAMTIFAVMCAGQFPIWHMGRVWMAPFVFPYPNTRGPLWVNFNSPLLWDVFAISTYFTVSLLFWYSGLIPDLATVRDRAKTKFRKFFYGIVAFGWTGSTKHWQRHESLSLVLAGLSTPLVLSVHTIVSFDFATSIVPGWHTTIFPPYFVAGAIFSGFAMVQTLLIVVRKVMNLQDYITLGHIEAMNKVIVLTGSIVGCAYLTELFIAWYGQNPYEWWAFKENRVNINSPYGWSYWLMMFCNVASPQVFWSQKLRRNITFTFFMSIIVNIGMWYERFVIIVTSVYRDFLPSSWSTYYSPSIWEIGFYLGTFGLFFTCFFLFAKYFPVIAVAEIKSILKTSGENYKVKMTDMEKLDAERFYIEKVEHAH from the coding sequence ATGTCATTACTCAAATACGAATCACAAACCAGGGAGCCACTTGTAGATGGCGATAAAAATTATCACCAGATAACCGAAGATATTATCGGCCCAATAGAAGCAAAACCCAGCGTACTTTGGTATATCGGATTTTATCTTAGTGTGGCCTTGCTCATATTTGGTGTATACAGTGTTTACCGGGATGTGGCGTATGGTATTGGCCAGTGGAACCTGAACAAAACCATTGGATGGGGTTGGGATATTACCAACTTTGTATGGTGGGTAGGTATTGGTCATGCTGGTACGCTTATTTCTGCAATACTTTTATTGTTCCGTCAGGGTTGGCGCACAGGCGTAAACCGTGCCGCAGAAGCCATGACAATTTTTGCCGTAATGTGTGCAGGTCAGTTCCCAATATGGCATATGGGCCGTGTGTGGATGGCGCCGTTTGTATTTCCTTACCCCAATACCCGTGGGCCACTTTGGGTAAACTTTAATTCTCCCCTTCTTTGGGACGTATTTGCCATATCTACTTATTTCACTGTATCCTTACTGTTTTGGTACTCCGGCTTAATTCCCGACCTGGCTACAGTAAGAGACCGGGCAAAAACTAAATTCCGTAAATTCTTTTATGGTATTGTTGCTTTTGGATGGACGGGTAGCACTAAACATTGGCAAAGGCACGAATCGCTTTCCTTGGTTTTAGCAGGCCTAAGTACACCGCTTGTACTCTCTGTGCATACAATAGTATCTTTTGACTTTGCAACTTCAATTGTACCAGGCTGGCATACTACAATTTTCCCACCTTATTTTGTTGCCGGTGCTATCTTTTCTGGCTTTGCTATGGTACAAACCTTATTAATTGTTGTACGCAAAGTAATGAACCTGCAGGATTATATTACCCTGGGCCATATTGAAGCAATGAATAAAGTAATTGTATTAACAGGCAGTATTGTAGGCTGTGCTTATTTAACTGAATTGTTTATTGCATGGTATGGACAAAACCCATACGAGTGGTGGGCGTTTAAAGAAAACAGGGTAAACATTAATTCACCATACGGCTGGAGTTACTGGCTTATGATGTTCTGTAACGTTGCATCTCCGCAGGTATTCTGGAGCCAAAAATTAAGAAGGAATATTACTTTCACCTTCTTCATGAGCATCATTGTAAATATTGGTATGTGGTACGAAAGATTTGTGATTATCGTTACCTCAGTTTACAGGGATTTTTTACCCAGCAGTTGGAGTACTTACTACTCACCATCTATTTGGGAAATTGGATTTTATTTGGGAACATTTGGATTGTTCTTTACCTGCTTTTTCCTTTTTGCAAAATACTTCCCGGTTATTGCCGTGGCAGAAATAAAATCTATTTTAAAAACCAGTGGCGAAAATTACAAAGTGAAAATGACCGATATGGAAAAATTAGATGCAGAGCGGTTTTATATTGAAAAAGTAGAACATGCACATTAA